The following nucleotide sequence is from Halogeometricum borinquense DSM 11551.
GACGCTTTCCGCACTGGACGAACTCGTCGAGGAGGGCGTCATCGAACGAGTCGGTCTGAGCAACTTCCGCCCAGACCAGTTAGAAGACGCCATCGAGCATCTCGATGAGCCGCTCTACGCCCATCAGGTCGAGATGCACCCGATGCTCCCGCAGGAAGAACTGCACGAACTCGCCGTCGAACACGACCACCAACTCGTCGCCTACTGTCCCATCGCACGCGGACAGGTAGCTGACGTTCCCGAGATTCAGGCGGTCGCAGAGAAACACGATGCGACGCCCGCACAGGTGTCGTTGGCGTGGCTGATGGGCAAAGAGAACGTCACAGCTATCCCGAAAGCCGCCTCGCCTGACCACATCCGCGAGAACTTCGCCGCCCGCGACCTCGAACTGGACGACGCGGACCGCGAGAAGATAGACGGAATCGAGACGCGAGAGCGCATCGTTGACTTCGATGAAGCGCCGTGGAACAACGCCTGAGCGCCACGCTGTCGTCACGGTAATCGACGTCCCGCTTTCGGCCGTGTCTGATATCCGTTATCTCCGACAGAAGACGTTCTCAGTTCCCAACACGTCGGATTTCGGTGGCAAGTTTTACGAATAGTCGTGGCAAAATTCCGCGTATGGAAGTGGCAATCGTAACGTGTCCACACTGTGGGCAGACGGTGGAGGCAAAAGACCCGACAGGCGGTCGCACCGGGGGCGTCCGCCGACGGTTGAAATCGGAGTATCGGGCGACCCGAAACACCTGTCCGGAGTGCGGGTCGGAGTACGACATCAGAAACCCGTAGTCGTCAGTGCTAACGGAACGGGTGAGCCGGGTCCATCAGCCCCTTCTTATCCGGTGTTTTTCATTCCCGCCGCGATTCCTTTCACCGTCAATCGAAGCGTCCGTTCTTCGTCTTCGGTCCGGTGCGTCTGCGAGAGCAGATGCGTCTGGAGGAGGTTCAGCGGATCAACGTAGGGGTTGCGGCGGCGAAGGCTCTCGTCTAACCACTGGCGTTTGAGAAGCGATTCTCGACCGATCACGTCGAGGACGAGGTCGTGAGCGCGCTCGTACTCCTCGAAGAGACGCGGATAGAACGCCTCGCGCAGGTCGTCGTCCGCGAGAGCCGCGTAGTGTTCTGCGATGCCGAACTCGGTCCGCGCGAGGGCGAGCGAGGCGTTATCCAGCGTCGTCCGGAAGAACGGCCACTCGTCGTACATCTCTCGGAGGGTGGCTCTGTCGCCACCCTCATCGAGATACGTCTGGAGGCCCGTTCCGAGCGCGTACCAACCGGTGATGATACAGCGCGACTGGGTCCACGAGAACACCCACGGGATGGCCCGTAAGTCTTCGACAGTTCGCTCACCCGACCGCGAGGCGGGTCGAGAGCCGAGGTTGAGGTCTTCGATGACCGTAATCGGCGTCGCCTGCTCGAAGTAGGAGACGAAGCCTTCGGATTCGAGGAGGTTACGGTACTCCTGTCGCGCCGCTGCCGCCATCGTGTCCATCGCGTCGATCCACGCCTCGGGAACGTCCTCTTCGGGTTCCTGTATCGCCTCGTGGCGCGCGCGGACTTGCGCGTTGAGCATCTGTTCGAGGTTGCGCTCGGCGATATGGGGGTTGGCGTACTTCTCCGCGATAGCCTCACCCTGTTCGGTGAACTTGATCTGGCCGGTCACCGTCTCGTTCGGCAGCGCCAGCATCGCCTCGTTCATCGGGCCGCCGCCCCGGGAGATAGAACCTCCCCGCCCGTGGAACAGGCGCATTTTCACGTCGAAGTCGTCGCAGATGGCTGCAAGACGGCGCTGGTTCTTGTAGAGGTCCCAGTTCGCGGCGAGGTAGCCGTTCTCCTTGTTCGAGTCGGAGTAGCCGAGCATAATCTCTTGGACACCGTTACGGGCAGCAAGAACCTGCTCGTATGCCTCGTTCTCGAACAGCGACCCCATGATGCGGCGCGCACCGTTCAGCGCTGACTCGGTTTCGAGGAGGGGAACCACGTCGAGACCGCAGTGGTCCGGCAGGGACACGACACCCGCCTGATCTGCGAGGAACAGCACTTCGAGGACGTGGCTCGGCTCTTCGGTCATCGAGATACAGTAGGTGTCGATAGCGCCGACGCCGTACTCCCGTTGCCACTCGCCCAGCTTCTCGAACCGCGTCAGCACGCGGTCTGCCGTATCCGAGAGGTCCTCGCGGTTCGACAGATCCACGAGCGGTTCGTCCTGCAAGATGGCCTCTGTTAGCACCGCAACGCGCCCGTCTTCGTCGCGGTCGTAGTAGTCAATTCCTTCGCGCGCGAGCGCCTCGTGGACCGCTTCCGTGTGGTTTTCGCGGTGGTCACGCAGGTCGAGGCTGGCGAGTGTGAAGCCGAACGTGTCTACCTGTCGCATCAGCGGACTCACGTACTCGTCAGCGACGACATCCGCGCCGTTGTCACGGAGACTCTGATCGATGATCTCCAGATCTTCGAGGAGTTCGTGGTGGGCTGCGTACCCGTCGGGGCGAACGTCTTCGATGCGGCGGATGCGTTCGCGCATCAGCTTGAGTTTCTGCCGGTAGGGTTCCTCGGGGTAGCGCTCTTCGGTCTCCTCGGCGACGACTGGGAGACGTTCGCGGTCTGCGATCAGCGACCGCTCGAACTCGGCACCCACGTCGATACGCGACCCGTCCTGACTGAGAACGCCCGAGAGGCGTTTGAGGGCGTCGCTGTACTTCTCTAAGACGACGGATCGCTGCCGTGCCAGTGTGTCCTCAGTCACTTCGGGCGTGACGAACGGGTTGCCGTCACGGTCCGATCCGGCCCACGACCGGAACTCGAACAGTTTCGGTACGTCAACTTCAGGATACTCCTCCGCCAGAACGTCCTCGAACTCGGAGTACACCTCTCCGACCACGTCGAACAGGATCGATTCGAGGTACCA
It contains:
- the ppc gene encoding phosphoenolpyruvate carboxylase — its product is MELHTRDVRRDVRELGALLGDVLESQSSTQSFQTVEDIRTAAIDYRKGDLDSRTELLQVIDGLSPDGESVVARAFTTYFELINLAEERERVRTIREASQAGDLEDGLVATVKSFAGGGADPETVQRVLDDVLIEPTFTAHPTEARRKTVKAKLRSIASRIEEMDERNLTDRERQQLWREVDAEVTSLWQTSQVRGRRPEPQDEARNVQWYLESILFDVVGEVYSEFEDVLAEEYPEVDVPKLFEFRSWAGSDRDGNPFVTPEVTEDTLARQRSVVLEKYSDALKRLSGVLSQDGSRIDVGAEFERSLIADRERLPVVAEETEERYPEEPYRQKLKLMRERIRRIEDVRPDGYAAHHELLEDLEIIDQSLRDNGADVVADEYVSPLMRQVDTFGFTLASLDLRDHRENHTEAVHEALAREGIDYYDRDEDGRVAVLTEAILQDEPLVDLSNREDLSDTADRVLTRFEKLGEWQREYGVGAIDTYCISMTEEPSHVLEVLFLADQAGVVSLPDHCGLDVVPLLETESALNGARRIMGSLFENEAYEQVLAARNGVQEIMLGYSDSNKENGYLAANWDLYKNQRRLAAICDDFDVKMRLFHGRGGSISRGGGPMNEAMLALPNETVTGQIKFTEQGEAIAEKYANPHIAERNLEQMLNAQVRARHEAIQEPEEDVPEAWIDAMDTMAAAARQEYRNLLESEGFVSYFEQATPITVIEDLNLGSRPASRSGERTVEDLRAIPWVFSWTQSRCIITGWYALGTGLQTYLDEGGDRATLREMYDEWPFFRTTLDNASLALARTEFGIAEHYAALADDDLREAFYPRLFEEYERAHDLVLDVIGRESLLKRQWLDESLRRRNPYVDPLNLLQTHLLSQTHRTEDEERTLRLTVKGIAAGMKNTG
- a CDS encoding aldo/keto reductase codes for the protein MEIPNLGFGTYQMDDRNECVRAIELAMETGYEHVDTAQMYDNEAFVAAGLDESGIDRDEVFVATKLDTDNLAYDDVKRTAKESAEKLGTDTIDLLYVHWPINTYDPVETLSALDELVEEGVIERVGLSNFRPDQLEDAIEHLDEPLYAHQVEMHPMLPQEELHELAVEHDHQLVAYCPIARGQVADVPEIQAVAEKHDATPAQVSLAWLMGKENVTAIPKAASPDHIRENFAARDLELDDADREKIDGIETRERIVDFDEAPWNNA